The following nucleotide sequence is from bacterium.
TAAAGAACTACATTTATTCGGGAATATTCTTTGGTATTTCTACCTTAACCCGGGGAATTACCATTCTCTTTCCATTTTTCTTATTTTTTATTTTTTTAATTTTTAAAAAAAGGATTATTAATCTTCTTATCTTCTCTCTTGCTTTTGCAATGGTAATTATACCCTGGACAATCAGAAACTATATAAGATTTAATGTATTTCTTCCTATTAGATGGGGTGGTGGTCATGCATTTTGGCAGGATATTGCTGTAGCTAATGACGAAAGATGGAAAACCCAATCCGCCGGTAATGAAGAGGTTATAACTCATTACTCCTCTTCTCCTATTGAGTCAGATAAAAAATTCTATCGAGAAGGGATTTACTATATAAAGAAAAATCCAAAGGGTTATATTAAGGTATGCCTAAAGAGATTACATGGGCTTTTCTTTGGAATTCCTGCAGGAACTAGGCTTTTGAAGCCAGGTCCAAAAATGATAAAACTGGGTCTTATATTGTCTCAGTATACAGTTCTTCTCTTTGGATTGTTGGGAATTATAATTAAAATAAGAAAATATAAGATTTCTCTTCCCCTTTTTATAATCATTCTCTATTTTACCCTGATGCATTCCTTTCTTTTTCCAGGTGAACCAAGATTTTATTTGCCTGTAATACCCTATTTTTCAATATTTTGTGCAGAGGCTGTCATTACAATTTTAAGGTATTTTAAAAGATGAAGCTTTCTGTAATTATGCCGGTTTATAATGAGAAAGATACAATAGAAAAGATAATAAAAAAAATAGAAGCGGTTAATCTTTCAAAAGAGATTATCATCATTGACGATTATTCAAGTGATGGAACAAGGGAGATTATAGAGAGAATAGAGAATAAGAATGTTATCAAGATCTTTCAAAAAGAAAATAAAGGAAAAGGCTCTGCAATAAGGGCAGGGTTGGAAAGGGCATCGGGTGATATAATCATCATTCAGGATGGTGATTTGGAATATTCTCCAGAGGATTATTATAAGCTTGTTAAGCCTATTATGGAAGGAAAAGCAAGCGTTGTTTATGGCTCGCGTGTTTTGGGGAAGGGTAAGTTTTCTTATTTAAGATATGCCTTAGGGGGTAAATTTCTTTCTTTTCTTACAAACATCCTTTATGGCTCACATATTACAGATGAACCAACCTGTTACAAAGTTTTTAAGGCCGAGGTCATAAAGTCTATAAACCTTAAATGCAAAAGGTTTGAATTCTGCCCTGAGGTTACAGCCAAAGTCTTAAAGAAAGGTTATAAAATTTTAGAGCTTCCCATATCTTACTATCCAAGAAAAATAGAGGAGGGGAAAAAAATAAACTATAAGGATGGGCTAAAAGCAATATGGACACTTATAAAATATAGGTTTTTTGATTAAATTTTGCTTTATAAAAACTAAAGAAAATGGTTTATTTAGCCGATAAAAAGAATAGAAAATGTTGTCCTGATAGTCTGTTGTCTGATTTTTCCTTAAAAACCAATTTTATTTGCGTATTATGTTAGTTATAGGCAAAAAGGGAAATGAAAAATGTCCTCAATATACTAAATGAATTGAAGGATAAGGGTTTAATAAAGGATTATGCCATTGGTGGTGCAATAGGTGCTTTAAGATGGACTCAACCATTTTTTACTGAAGATTTAGATATATTTATTATTCTCAAAAAAGAAAGAGGAGAAAAAGAATTGATTATATTATCACCTGTCTATGAGTATCTTAAAAAGAAAGGTTATACCTGGAAAGGGCATTGGATAATTATAGAAGGTGTGCCAGTTGATATATTTCCGGCTGACGAACTTGAAAAAGAAGCAATAGAAGATGCAAAAGAAACAG
It contains:
- a CDS encoding glycosyltransferase family 39 protein gives rise to the protein MKREIISISLIFFIGLLLRLSFVFFYIQPYVTDDAKQYDEIALSISQNKGFCLEGVPTARREPIYPLFLSTIYFIFGHSYLAVRILQAIIGALTLVIIYLIGKRIFGFYCGVLAGLYCAIYPFFIGHIGLLYTEIFFTFLLAISTYSLIEAWEKEKIKNYIYSGIFFGISTLTRGITILFPFFLFFIFLIFKKRIINLLIFSLAFAMVIIPWTIRNYIRFNVFLPIRWGGGHAFWQDIAVANDERWKTQSAGNEEVITHYSSSPIESDKKFYREGIYYIKKNPKGYIKVCLKRLHGLFFGIPAGTRLLKPGPKMIKLGLILSQYTVLLFGLLGIIIKIRKYKISLPLFIIILYFTLMHSFLFPGEPRFYLPVIPYFSIFCAEAVITILRYFKR
- a CDS encoding glycosyltransferase family 2 protein — its product is MKLSVIMPVYNEKDTIEKIIKKIEAVNLSKEIIIIDDYSSDGTREIIERIENKNVIKIFQKENKGKGSAIRAGLERASGDIIIIQDGDLEYSPEDYYKLVKPIMEGKASVVYGSRVLGKGKFSYLRYALGGKFLSFLTNILYGSHITDEPTCYKVFKAEVIKSINLKCKRFEFCPEVTAKVLKKGYKILELPISYYPRKIEEGKKINYKDGLKAIWTLIKYRFFD
- a CDS encoding nucleotidyltransferase, giving the protein MKNVLNILNELKDKGLIKDYAIGGAIGALRWTQPFFTEDLDIFIILKKERGEKELIILSPVYEYLKKKGYTWKGHWIIIEGVPVDIFPADELEKEAIEDAKETEYEGTKTKVMTPEYLVALFLRAFREKDKRKIEMILKQTDVDKEKLDEILNKYGLTEKFSKFKKRYYGK